From a single Notolabrus celidotus isolate fNotCel1 chromosome 7, fNotCel1.pri, whole genome shotgun sequence genomic region:
- the LOC117815731 gene encoding golgin subfamily A member 6-like protein 22 isoform X2: MSSALATTFSKMWTKLTAPKLKSCLKSPWKDSEGIPKKKVKFNSMVEICYFTRKEKESVPEVGGSNQLQYPTTTERNLLPSARVMMEEEEYDKQRKVKKQPVETNRRKRPLWEQRWRKQTKDYIRISEAELEELNNTPIHSVPLSLRHLKESDIIIQDLKNKLNEAGNHHLRHASISLDLVDTLLEDKDELKTLEAQLEESASKLRAQEDNSQALQKEVEDLREQLQRREPISPTTETVKPRHEIVEEDPETIQEQHPVDKEEKQTKLKSYVKHPLKDSGEILKNGGQFNSVVSVCSFTSKEEESVPEAGGSDQLQYVTATEGNLLPSARVMMEEDEYHKQRKVKKQRKVKKLRKVKTNRRESQPWEQKWRKQTEEYIRRYDAELDVLNRILIVSARDTKGRGLKIKNLKKKMYDGMYLHLVHCSRSLNLVDTIKVQHEQKWKTLEAQLEESASKLRAQEDISQALQKEVEDLREQLRRREPISPTTETVKPRHEMVEEDPETIQEEHPVDKEEHEENISLWRRFKKFLTPKHKRLFKSKRMKKEKEEASVSM, encoded by the exons ATGTCATCAGCATTAGCAACGACTTTTTCAAAAATGTGGACTAAACTAACAGCACCAAAGCTCAAGAGCTGTTTAAAGAGCCCATGGAAAGATTCTGAGGGAATCCCAAAGAAGAAAGTGAAATTTAATTCGATGGTCGAAATATGTTACTTTACTAGAAAGGAGAAGGAGTCCGTACCAGAAGTTGGGGGCTCTAATCAGCTCCAGTACCCGACTACAACTGAGCGAAACCTCCTCCCATCTGCCCGAGTtatgatggaagaggaggaataTGATAAACAGCGCAAGGTGAAGAAGCAGCCTGTTGAGACTAATAGAAGGAAGAGGCCGCTCTGGGAGCAGAGATGGAGAAAACAGACTAAAGATTACATCAGGATATCTGAGGCAGAGCTCGAAGAACTGAATAACACCCCGATACATTCAGTTCCACTTTCATtgagacatttaaaagaaagtGACATAATAATTCAAGATCTAAAGAACAAGCTGAATGAAGCAGGTAACCACCACCTGCGTCATGCCTCCATATCCCTGGACCTTGTGGACACCTTGTTGGAAGATAAGGATGAGTTGAAGACATTAGAGGCTCAGTTGGAGGAAAGTGCCTCCAAACTTAGAGCTCAGGAGGACAATAGTCAGGCGCtgcagaaggaggtggaggacctCAGAGAACAGCTTCAAAGGAGGGAACCAATCAGTCCCACTACAGAGACAGTCAAACCAAGACATGAGATAGTTGAGGAAGACCCTGAGACGATCCAAGAACAACATCCAGTGgacaaggaggaaaaacagacaaagctcAAGAGCTATGTAAAGCACCCATTGAAAGATTCTGGGGAAATCCTAAAGAACGGAGGGCAATTTAATTCTGTGGTCAGTGTATGTTCCTTTACTAGTAAGGAGGAGGAGTCCGTACCAGAAGCTGGGGGCTCAGATCAGCTCCAGTACGTGACTGCAACTGAGGGAAACCTCCTCCCATCTGCCCGAGTTATGATGGAAGAGGATGAATACCATAAACAGCGCAAGGTGAAGAAGCAGCGCAAGGTGAAGAAGCTGCGCAAGGTTAAGACTAATAGAAGGGAGAGCCAACCCTGGGAGCAGAAATGGCGAAAACAGACTGAAGAATACATCAGGAGATATGATGCTGAACTCGATGTACTGAATAGGATCCTGATAGTTTCGGCTAGAGATACAAAAGGACGTGGcttaaagattaaaaatctaAAGAAGAAGATGTATGATGGAATGTACCTGCACCTGGTTCATTGCTCCAGATCCTTGAATCTCGTGGACACCATCAAAGTCCAACATGAGCAGAAGTGGAAGACATTAGAGGCTCAGTTGGAGGAAAGTGCCTCCAAACTAAGAGCTCAGGAGGACATTAGTCAGGCGCtgcagaaggaggtggaggacctCAGAGAACAGCTTCGAAGGAGGGAACCAATCAGTCCCACTACAGAGACAGTCAAACCAAGACATGAGATGGTTGAAGAAGACCCTGAGACGATCCAAGAAGAAC ATCCAGTGGACAAGGAGGAACACGAGGAGAATATCTCTCTCTGGAGGAGGTTCAAAAAATTTCTCACTCCAAAACACAAACGTTTATTTAAGTCCAAAcgcatgaagaaagagaaggaagaggcCAGTGTTTCCATGTGA
- the LOC117815731 gene encoding golgin subfamily A member 6-like protein 6 isoform X1, whose translation MSSALATTFSKMWTKLTAPKLKSCLKSPWKDSEGIPKKKVKFNSMVEICYFTRKEKESVPEVGGSNQLQYPTTTERNLLPSARVMMEEEEYDKQRKVKKQPVETNRRKRPLWEQRWRKQTKDYIRISEAELEELNNTPIHSVPLSLRHLKESDIIIQDLKNKLNEAGNHHLRHASISLDLVDTLLEDKDELKTLEAQLEESASKLRAQEDNSQALQKEVEDLREQLQRREPISPTTETVKPRHEIVEEDPETIQEQHPVDKEEKQTKLKSYVKHPLKDSGEILKNGGQFNSVVSVCSFTSKEEYVTATEGNLLPSARVMMEEDEYHKQRKVKKQRKVKKLRKVKTNRRESQPWEQKWRKQTEEYIRRYDAELDVLNRILIVSARDTKGRGLKIKNLKKKMYDGMYLHLVHCSRSLNLVDTIKVQHEQKWKTLEAQLEESASKLRAQEDISQALQKEVEDLREQLRRREPISPTTETVKPRHEMVEEDPETIQEEHPVDKEEKQTVQEEQQTVQEEPQMVQEEQQTVQEEPQMVQEEQHEHKLKTLEAQLEESASTLRALEDITQALQKEVKELREQLQRREPISPTTETVKPRHEMVEEDPETIQEEHPVDKEEHEENISLWRRFKKFLTPKHKRLFKSKRMKKEKEEASVSM comes from the exons ATGTCATCAGCATTAGCAACGACTTTTTCAAAAATGTGGACTAAACTAACAGCACCAAAGCTCAAGAGCTGTTTAAAGAGCCCATGGAAAGATTCTGAGGGAATCCCAAAGAAGAAAGTGAAATTTAATTCGATGGTCGAAATATGTTACTTTACTAGAAAGGAGAAGGAGTCCGTACCAGAAGTTGGGGGCTCTAATCAGCTCCAGTACCCGACTACAACTGAGCGAAACCTCCTCCCATCTGCCCGAGTtatgatggaagaggaggaataTGATAAACAGCGCAAGGTGAAGAAGCAGCCTGTTGAGACTAATAGAAGGAAGAGGCCGCTCTGGGAGCAGAGATGGAGAAAACAGACTAAAGATTACATCAGGATATCTGAGGCAGAGCTCGAAGAACTGAATAACACCCCGATACATTCAGTTCCACTTTCATtgagacatttaaaagaaagtGACATAATAATTCAAGATCTAAAGAACAAGCTGAATGAAGCAGGTAACCACCACCTGCGTCATGCCTCCATATCCCTGGACCTTGTGGACACCTTGTTGGAAGATAAGGATGAGTTGAAGACATTAGAGGCTCAGTTGGAGGAAAGTGCCTCCAAACTTAGAGCTCAGGAGGACAATAGTCAGGCGCtgcagaaggaggtggaggacctCAGAGAACAGCTTCAAAGGAGGGAACCAATCAGTCCCACTACAGAGACAGTCAAACCAAGACATGAGATAGTTGAGGAAGACCCTGAGACGATCCAAGAACAACATCCAGTGgacaaggaggaaaaacagacaaagctcAAGAGCTATGTAAAGCACCCATTGAAAGATTCTGGGGAAATCCTAAAGAACGGAGGGCAATTTAATTCTGTGGTCAGTGTATGTTCCTTTACTAGTAAGGAGGAG TACGTGACTGCAACTGAGGGAAACCTCCTCCCATCTGCCCGAGTTATGATGGAAGAGGATGAATACCATAAACAGCGCAAGGTGAAGAAGCAGCGCAAGGTGAAGAAGCTGCGCAAGGTTAAGACTAATAGAAGGGAGAGCCAACCCTGGGAGCAGAAATGGCGAAAACAGACTGAAGAATACATCAGGAGATATGATGCTGAACTCGATGTACTGAATAGGATCCTGATAGTTTCGGCTAGAGATACAAAAGGACGTGGcttaaagattaaaaatctaAAGAAGAAGATGTATGATGGAATGTACCTGCACCTGGTTCATTGCTCCAGATCCTTGAATCTCGTGGACACCATCAAAGTCCAACATGAGCAGAAGTGGAAGACATTAGAGGCTCAGTTGGAGGAAAGTGCCTCCAAACTAAGAGCTCAGGAGGACATTAGTCAGGCGCtgcagaaggaggtggaggacctCAGAGAACAGCTTCGAAGGAGGGAACCAATCAGTCCCACTACAGAGACAGTCAAACCAAGACATGAGATGGTTGAAGAAGACCCTGAGACGATCCAAGAAGAACATCCAGTGgacaaggaggaaaaacagacagtcCAGGAAGAACAACAGACTGTCCAGGAGGAACCTCAGATGGTCCAGGAAGAACAACAGACTGTCCAGGAGGAACCTCAGATGGTCCAGGAAGAACAACATGAGCATAAGTTGAAGACATTAGAGGCTCAGTTGGAGGAAAGTGCCTCCACACTTAGAGCTCTGGAGGACATTACTCAGGCGCTGcagaaggaggtgaaggagctcagagaacAGCTTCAAAGGAGGGAACCAATCAGTCCCACTACAGAGACAGTCAAACCAAGACATGAGATGGTTGAAGAAGACCCTGAGACGATCCAAGAAGAACATCCAGTGGACAAGGAGGAACACGAGGAGAATATCTCTCTCTGGAGGAGGTTCAAAAAATTTCTCACTCCAAAACACAAACGTTTATTTAAGTCCAAAcgcatgaagaaagagaaggaagaggcCAGTGTTTCCATGTGA
- the LOC117815739 gene encoding golgin subfamily A member 6-like protein 6 isoform X2 produces the protein MSSALATTFSKMWTKLTAPKLKSCLKSPWKDSEGIPKKKVKFNSMVEICYFTRKEKESVPEVGGSNQLQYPTTTERNLLPSARVMMEEEEYDKQRKVKKQPVETNRRKRPLWEQRWRKQTKDYIRISEAELEELNNTPIHSVPLSLRHLKESDIIIQDLKNKLNEAGNHHLRHASISLDLVDTLLEDEDELKTLEAQLEESASKLRAQEDNSQALQKEVEDLREQLQRREPISPTTETVKPRHEIVEEDPETIQEEHPVDKEEKQTKLKSYVKHPLKDSGEILKNGGQFNSVVSVCSFTSKEEYVTATEGNLLPSARVMMEEDEYHKQRKVKKQRKVKKLRKVKTNRRESQPWEQKWRKQTEEYIRRYDAELDVLNRILIVSARDTKGRGLKIKNLKKKMYDGMYLHLVHCSRSLNLVDTIKVQHEQKWKTLEAQLEESASKLRAQEDISQALQKEVEDLREQLRRREPISPTTETVKPRHEMVEEDPETIQEEHPVDKEEHEENISLWRRFKKFLTPKHKRLFKSKRMKKEKEEASVSM, from the exons ATGTCATCAGCATTAGCAACGACTTTTTCAAAAATGTGGACTAAACTAACAGCACCAAAGCTCAAGAGCTGTTTAAAGAGCCCATGGAAAGATTCTGAGGGAATCCCAAAGAAGAAAGTGAAATTTAATTCGATGGTCGAAATATGTTACTTTACTAGAAAGGAGAAGGAGTCCGTACCAGAAGTTGGGGGCTCTAATCAGCTCCAGTACCCGACTACAACTGAGCGAAACCTCCTCCCATCTGCCCGAGTtatgatggaagaggaggaataTGATAAACAGCGCAAGGTGAAGAAGCAGCCTGTTGAGACTAATAGAAGGAAGAGGCCGCTCTGGGAGCAGAGATGGAGAAAACAGACTAAAGATTACATCAGGATATCTGAGGCAGAGCTCGAAGAACTGAATAACACCCCGATACATTCAGTTCCACTTTCATtgagacatttaaaagaaagtGACATAATAATTCAAGATCTAAAGAACAAGCTGAATGAAGCAGGTAACCACCACCTGCGTCATGCCTCCATATCCCTGGACCTTGTGGACACCTTGTTGGAAGATGAGGATGAGTTGAAGACATTAGAGGCTCAGTTGGAGGAAAGTGCCTCCAAACTTAGAGCTCAGGAGGACAATAGTCAGGCGCtgcagaaggaggtggaggacctCAGAGAACAGCTTCAAAGGAGGGAACCAATCAGTCCCACTACAGAGACAGTCAAACCAAGACATGAGATAGTTGAGGAAGACCCTGAGACGATCCAAGAAGAACATCCAGTGgacaaggaggaaaaacagacaaagctcAAGAGCTATGTAAAGCACCCATTGAAAGATTCTGGGGAAATCCTAAAGAACGGAGGGCAATTTAATTCTGTGGTCAGTGTATGTTCCTTTACTAGTAAGGAGGAG TACGTGACTGCAACTGAGGGAAACCTCCTCCCATCTGCCCGAGTTATGATGGAAGAGGATGAATACCATAAACAGCGCAAGGTGAAGAAGCAGCGCAAGGTGAAGAAGCTGCGCAAGGTTAAGACTAATAGAAGGGAGAGCCAACCCTGGGAGCAGAAATGGCGAAAACAGACTGAAGAATACATCAGGAGATATGATGCTGAACTCGATGTACTGAATAGGATCCTGATAGTTTCGGCTAGAGATACAAAAGGACGTGGcttaaagattaaaaatctaAAGAAGAAGATGTATGATGGAATGTACCTGCACCTGGTTCATTGCTCCAGATCCTTGAATCTCGTGGACACCATCAAAGTCCAACATGAGCAGAAGTGGAAGACATTAGAGGCTCAGTTGGAGGAAAGTGCCTCCAAACTTAGAGCTCAGGAGGACATTAGTCAGGCGCtgcagaaggaggtggaggacctCAGAGAACAGCTTCGAAGGAGGGAACCAATCAGTCCCACTACAGAGACAGTCAAACCAAGACATGAGATGGTTGAAGAAGACCCTGAGACGATCCAAGAAGAAC ATCCAGTGGACAAGGAGGAACACGAGGAGAATATCTCTCTCTGGAGGAGGTTCAAAAAATTTCTCACTCCAAAACACAAACGTTTATTTAAGTCCAAAcgcatgaagaaagagaaggaagaggcCAGTGTTTCCATGTGA
- the LOC117815739 gene encoding golgin subfamily A member 6-like protein 22 isoform X1 produces the protein MSSALATTFSKMWTKLTAPKLKSCLKSPWKDSEGIPKKKVKFNSMVEICYFTRKEKESVPEVGGSNQLQYPTTTERNLLPSARVMMEEEEYDKQRKVKKQPVETNRRKRPLWEQRWRKQTKDYIRISEAELEELNNTPIHSVPLSLRHLKESDIIIQDLKNKLNEAGNHHLRHASISLDLVDTLLEDEDELKTLEAQLEESASKLRAQEDNSQALQKEVEDLREQLQRREPISPTTETVKPRHEIVEEDPETIQEEHPVDKEEKQTKLKSYVKHPLKDSGEILKNGGQFNSVVSVCSFTSKEEESVPEAGGSDQLQYVTATEGNLLPSARVMMEEDEYHKQRKVKKQRKVKKLRKVKTNRRESQPWEQKWRKQTEEYIRRYDAELDVLNRILIVSARDTKGRGLKIKNLKKKMYDGMYLHLVHCSRSLNLVDTIKVQHEQKWKTLEAQLEESASKLRAQEDISQALQKEVEDLREQLRRREPISPTTETVKPRHEMVEEDPETIQEEHPVDKEEHEENISLWRRFKKFLTPKHKRLFKSKRMKKEKEEASVSM, from the exons ATGTCATCAGCATTAGCAACGACTTTTTCAAAAATGTGGACTAAACTAACAGCACCAAAGCTCAAGAGCTGTTTAAAGAGCCCATGGAAAGATTCTGAGGGAATCCCAAAGAAGAAAGTGAAATTTAATTCGATGGTCGAAATATGTTACTTTACTAGAAAGGAGAAGGAGTCCGTACCAGAAGTTGGGGGCTCTAATCAGCTCCAGTACCCGACTACAACTGAGCGAAACCTCCTCCCATCTGCCCGAGTtatgatggaagaggaggaataTGATAAACAGCGCAAGGTGAAGAAGCAGCCTGTTGAGACTAATAGAAGGAAGAGGCCGCTCTGGGAGCAGAGATGGAGAAAACAGACTAAAGATTACATCAGGATATCTGAGGCAGAGCTCGAAGAACTGAATAACACCCCGATACATTCAGTTCCACTTTCATtgagacatttaaaagaaagtGACATAATAATTCAAGATCTAAAGAACAAGCTGAATGAAGCAGGTAACCACCACCTGCGTCATGCCTCCATATCCCTGGACCTTGTGGACACCTTGTTGGAAGATGAGGATGAGTTGAAGACATTAGAGGCTCAGTTGGAGGAAAGTGCCTCCAAACTTAGAGCTCAGGAGGACAATAGTCAGGCGCtgcagaaggaggtggaggacctCAGAGAACAGCTTCAAAGGAGGGAACCAATCAGTCCCACTACAGAGACAGTCAAACCAAGACATGAGATAGTTGAGGAAGACCCTGAGACGATCCAAGAAGAACATCCAGTGgacaaggaggaaaaacagacaaagctcAAGAGCTATGTAAAGCACCCATTGAAAGATTCTGGGGAAATCCTAAAGAACGGAGGGCAATTTAATTCTGTGGTCAGTGTATGTTCCTTTACTAGTAAGGAGGAGGAGTCCGTACCAGAAGCTGGGGGCTCAGATCAGCTCCAGTACGTGACTGCAACTGAGGGAAACCTCCTCCCATCTGCCCGAGTTATGATGGAAGAGGATGAATACCATAAACAGCGCAAGGTGAAGAAGCAGCGCAAGGTGAAGAAGCTGCGCAAGGTTAAGACTAATAGAAGGGAGAGCCAACCCTGGGAGCAGAAATGGCGAAAACAGACTGAAGAATACATCAGGAGATATGATGCTGAACTCGATGTACTGAATAGGATCCTGATAGTTTCGGCTAGAGATACAAAAGGACGTGGcttaaagattaaaaatctaAAGAAGAAGATGTATGATGGAATGTACCTGCACCTGGTTCATTGCTCCAGATCCTTGAATCTCGTGGACACCATCAAAGTCCAACATGAGCAGAAGTGGAAGACATTAGAGGCTCAGTTGGAGGAAAGTGCCTCCAAACTTAGAGCTCAGGAGGACATTAGTCAGGCGCtgcagaaggaggtggaggacctCAGAGAACAGCTTCGAAGGAGGGAACCAATCAGTCCCACTACAGAGACAGTCAAACCAAGACATGAGATGGTTGAAGAAGACCCTGAGACGATCCAAGAAGAAC ATCCAGTGGACAAGGAGGAACACGAGGAGAATATCTCTCTCTGGAGGAGGTTCAAAAAATTTCTCACTCCAAAACACAAACGTTTATTTAAGTCCAAAcgcatgaagaaagagaaggaagaggcCAGTGTTTCCATGTGA
- the LOC117815269 gene encoding golgin subfamily A member 6-like protein 22 isoform X1: protein MSSALATTFSKMWTKLTAPKLKSCLKSPWKDSEGIPKKKVKFNSMVEICYFTRKEKESVPEVGGSNQLQYPTTTERNLLPSARVMMEEEEYDKQRKVKKQPVETNRRKRPLWEQRWRKQTKDYIRISEAELEELNNTPIHSVPLSLRHLKESDIIIQDLKNKLNEAGNHHLRHASISLDLVDTLLEDEDELKTLEAQLEESASKLRAQEDNSQALQKEVEDLREQLQRREPISPTTETVKPRHEIVEEDPETIQEEHPVDKEEKQTKLKSYVKHPLKDSGEILKNGGQFNSVVSVCSFTSKEEYVTATEGNLLPSARVMMEEDEYLKQRKVKKQRKVKKLRKVKTNRRESQPWEQKWRKQTEEYIRRYDAELDVLNRILIVSARDTKGRGLKIKNLKKKMYDGMYLHLVHCSRSLNLVDTIKVQHEQKWKTLEAQLEESAFKLRAQEDISQALQKEVEDLREQLRRREPITPTTETVKPRHEMVEEDPETIQEEHPVDKEEKQTVQEEQQTVQEEPQMVQEKQQTVQEEPQMVQEEQHEHKLKTLEAQLEESASTLRALEDITQALQKEVKELREQLQRREPISPTTETVKPRHEMVEEDPETIQEEHPVDKEEHEENISLWRRFKKFLTPKHKRLFKSKRMKKEKEEASVSM, encoded by the exons ATGTCATCAGCATTAGCAACGACTTTTTCAAAAATGTGGACTAAACTAACAGCACCAAAGCTCAAGAGCTGTTTAAAGAGCCCATGGAAAGATTCTGAGGGAATCCCAAAGAAGAAAGTGAAATTTAATTCGATGGTCGAAATATGTTACTTTACTAGAAAGGAGAAGGAGTCCGTACCAGAAGTTGGGGGCTCTAATCAGCTCCAGTACCCGACTACAACTGAGCGAAACCTCCTCCCATCTGCCCGAGTtatgatggaagaggaggaataTGATAAACAGCGCAAGGTGAAGAAGCAGCCTGTTGAGACTAATAGAAGGAAGAGGCCGCTCTGGGAGCAGAGATGGAGAAAACAGACTAAAGATTACATTAGGATATCTGAGGCAGAGCTCGAAGAACTGAATAACACCCCGATACATTCAGTTCCACTTTCATtgagacatttaaaagaaagtGACATAATAATTCAAGATCTAAAGAACAAGCTGAATGAAGCAGGTAACCACCACCTGCGTCATGCCTCCATATCCCTGGACCTTGTGGACACCTTGTTGGAAGATGAGGATGAGTTGAAGACATTAGAGGCTCAGTTGGAGGAAAGTGCCTCCAAACTTAGAGCTCAGGAGGACAATAGTCAGGCGCtgcagaaggaggtggaggacctCAGAGAACAGCTTCAAAGGAGGGAACCAATCAGTCCCACTACAGAGACAGTCAAACCAAGACATGAGATAGTTGAGGAAGACCCTGAGACGATCCAAGAAGAACATCCAGTGgacaaggaggaaaaacagacaaagctcAAGAGCTATGTAAAGCACCCATTGAAAGATTCTGGGGAAATCCTAAAGAACGGAGGGCAATTTAATTCTGTGGTCAGTGTATGTTCCTTTACTAGTAAGGAGGAG TACGTGACTGCAACTGAGGGAAACCTCCTCCCATCTGCCCGAGTTATGATGGAAGAGGATGAATACCTTAAACAGCGCAAGGTGAAGAAGCAGCGCAAGGTGAAGAAGCTGCGCAAGGTTAAGACTAATAGAAGGGAGAGCCAACCCTGGGAGCAGAAATGGCGAAAACAGACTGAAGAATACATCAGGAGATATGATGCTGAACTCGATGTACTGAATAGGATCCTGATAGTTTCGGCTAGAGATACAAAAGGACGTGGcttaaagattaaaaatctaAAGAAGAAGATGTATGATGGAATGTACCTGCACCTGGTTCATTGCTCCAGATCCTTGAATCTCGTGGACACCATCAAAGTCCAACATGAGCAGAAGTGGAAGACATTAGAGGCTCAGTTGGAGGAAAGTGCCTTCAAACTTAGAGCTCAGGAGGACATTAGTCAGGCGCtgcagaaggaggtggaggacctCAGAGAACAGCTTCGAAGGAGGGAACCAATCACTCCCACTACAGAGACAGTCAAACCAAGACATGAGATGGTTGAAGAAGACCCTGAGACGATCCAAGAAGAACATCCAGTGgacaaggaggaaaaacagacagtcCAGGAAGAACAACAGACTGTCCAGGAGGAACCTCAGATGGTCCAGGAAAAACAACAGACTGTCCAGGAGGAACCTCAGATGGTCCAGGAAGAACAACATGAGCATAAGTTGAAGACATTAGAGGCTCAGTTGGAGGAAAGTGCCTCCACACTTAGAGCTCTGGAGGACATTACTCAGGCGCTGcagaaggaggtgaaggagctcagagaacAGCTTCAAAGGAGGGAACCAATCAGTCCCACTACAGAGACAGTCAAACCAAGACATGAGATGGTTGAAGAAGACCCTGAGACGATCCAAGAAGAACATCCAGTGGACAAGGAGGAACACGAGGAGAATATCTCTCTCTGGAGGAGGTTCAAAAAATTTCTCACTCCAAAACACAAACGTTTATTTAAGTCCAAAcgcatgaagaaagagaaggaagaggcCAGTGTTTCCATGTGA
- the LOC117815269 gene encoding golgin subfamily A member 6-like protein 1 isoform X2, whose amino-acid sequence MSSALATTFSKMWTKLTAPKLKSCLKSPWKDSEGIPKKKVKFNSMVEICYFTRKEKESVPEVGGSNQLQYPTTTERNLLPSARVMMEEEEYDKQRKVKKQPVETNRRKRPLWEQRWRKQTKDYIRISEAELEELNNTPIHSVPLSLRHLKESDIIIQDLKNKLNEAGNHHLRHASISLDLVDTLLEDEDELKTLEAQLEESASKLRAQEDNSQALQKEVEDLREQLQRREPISPTTETVKPRHEIVEEDPETIQEEHPVDKEEKQTKLKSYVKHPLKDSGEILKNGGQFNSVVSVCSFTSKEEESVPEAGGSDQLQYVTATEGNLLPSARVMMEEDEYLKQRKVKKQRKVKKLRKVKTNRRESQPWEQKWRKQTEEYIRRYDAELDVLNRILIVSARDTKGRGLKIKNLKKKMYDGMYLHLVHCSRSLNLVDTIKVQHEQKWKTLEAQLEESAFKLRAQEDISQALQKEVEDLREQLRRREPITPTTETVKPRHEMVEEDPETIQEEHPVDKEEKQTVQEEQQTVQEEPQMVQEEQHEHKLKTLEAQLEESASTLRALEDITQALQKEVKELREQLQRREPISPTTETVKPRHEMVEEDPETIQEEHPVDKEEHEENISLWRRFKKFLTPKHKRLFKSKRMKKEKEEASVSM is encoded by the exons ATGTCATCAGCATTAGCAACGACTTTTTCAAAAATGTGGACTAAACTAACAGCACCAAAGCTCAAGAGCTGTTTAAAGAGCCCATGGAAAGATTCTGAGGGAATCCCAAAGAAGAAAGTGAAATTTAATTCGATGGTCGAAATATGTTACTTTACTAGAAAGGAGAAGGAGTCCGTACCAGAAGTTGGGGGCTCTAATCAGCTCCAGTACCCGACTACAACTGAGCGAAACCTCCTCCCATCTGCCCGAGTtatgatggaagaggaggaataTGATAAACAGCGCAAGGTGAAGAAGCAGCCTGTTGAGACTAATAGAAGGAAGAGGCCGCTCTGGGAGCAGAGATGGAGAAAACAGACTAAAGATTACATTAGGATATCTGAGGCAGAGCTCGAAGAACTGAATAACACCCCGATACATTCAGTTCCACTTTCATtgagacatttaaaagaaagtGACATAATAATTCAAGATCTAAAGAACAAGCTGAATGAAGCAGGTAACCACCACCTGCGTCATGCCTCCATATCCCTGGACCTTGTGGACACCTTGTTGGAAGATGAGGATGAGTTGAAGACATTAGAGGCTCAGTTGGAGGAAAGTGCCTCCAAACTTAGAGCTCAGGAGGACAATAGTCAGGCGCtgcagaaggaggtggaggacctCAGAGAACAGCTTCAAAGGAGGGAACCAATCAGTCCCACTACAGAGACAGTCAAACCAAGACATGAGATAGTTGAGGAAGACCCTGAGACGATCCAAGAAGAACATCCAGTGgacaaggaggaaaaacagacaaagctcAAGAGCTATGTAAAGCACCCATTGAAAGATTCTGGGGAAATCCTAAAGAACGGAGGGCAATTTAATTCTGTGGTCAGTGTATGTTCCTTTACTAGTAAGGAGGAGGAGTCCGTACCAGAAGCTGGGGGCTCAGATCAGCTCCAGTACGTGACTGCAACTGAGGGAAACCTCCTCCCATCTGCCCGAGTTATGATGGAAGAGGATGAATACCTTAAACAGCGCAAGGTGAAGAAGCAGCGCAAGGTGAAGAAGCTGCGCAAGGTTAAGACTAATAGAAGGGAGAGCCAACCCTGGGAGCAGAAATGGCGAAAACAGACTGAAGAATACATCAGGAGATATGATGCTGAACTCGATGTACTGAATAGGATCCTGATAGTTTCGGCTAGAGATACAAAAGGACGTGGcttaaagattaaaaatctaAAGAAGAAGATGTATGATGGAATGTACCTGCACCTGGTTCATTGCTCCAGATCCTTGAATCTCGTGGACACCATCAAAGTCCAACATGAGCAGAAGTGGAAGACATTAGAGGCTCAGTTGGAGGAAAGTGCCTTCAAACTTAGAGCTCAGGAGGACATTAGTCAGGCGCtgcagaaggaggtggaggacctCAGAGAACAGCTTCGAAGGAGGGAACCAATCACTCCCACTACAGAGACAGTCAAACCAAGACATGAGATGGTTGAAGAAGACCCTGAGACGATCCAAGAAGAACATCCAGTGgacaaggaggaaaaacagacagtcCAGGAAGAACAACAGACTGTCCAGGAGGAACCTCAGATG GTCCAGGAAGAACAACATGAGCATAAGTTGAAGACATTAGAGGCTCAGTTGGAGGAAAGTGCCTCCACACTTAGAGCTCTGGAGGACATTACTCAGGCGCTGcagaaggaggtgaaggagctcagagaacAGCTTCAAAGGAGGGAACCAATCAGTCCCACTACAGAGACAGTCAAACCAAGACATGAGATGGTTGAAGAAGACCCTGAGACGATCCAAGAAGAACATCCAGTGGACAAGGAGGAACACGAGGAGAATATCTCTCTCTGGAGGAGGTTCAAAAAATTTCTCACTCCAAAACACAAACGTTTATTTAAGTCCAAAcgcatgaagaaagagaaggaagaggcCAGTGTTTCCATGTGA